One genomic region from Glaciimonas sp. PAMC28666 encodes:
- a CDS encoding ABC transporter ATP-binding protein, which produces MSQENMPPLVEVKDVSKRFGERRLSTVAKMMQARGWVQPAPVTRALDHLDLQVYPGEVVGLVGESGCGKSTLGRVVSGLLLPSAGQVLIDGQDRTTLSSQQEHDAKLKIQMIFQNPYASLNPRRRVDQIIGEAALIHGKVSRAELDDYVCAQMLRAGLDPQLRDRYPHQFSGGQRQRIGIARALAVQPQMLVCDEAVAALDVSIQAQILNLFTDLREQLNLTYLFISHDLGVVEHVSDRVVIMYLGRVVESAGVDDLFTRPNHPYTQALLAEVPSLTVRKKQFTAIKGEIPSPLAPPSGCHFHPRCPHAMARCRDQAPVLKQIAAGHQSACHLNDAA; this is translated from the coding sequence ATGAGTCAGGAAAATATGCCGCCTCTGGTGGAAGTCAAAGATGTGAGCAAACGTTTTGGCGAACGTCGCCTGAGCACTGTCGCAAAAATGATGCAGGCGCGCGGCTGGGTGCAACCAGCACCGGTCACGCGCGCGTTGGATCATCTCGATCTGCAAGTGTATCCGGGAGAAGTTGTCGGCCTGGTGGGCGAGTCGGGATGCGGGAAATCGACGCTCGGCCGCGTGGTCAGTGGCTTGTTGCTGCCATCGGCAGGTCAGGTGCTGATCGACGGTCAGGATCGCACCACATTGTCTTCGCAGCAAGAGCATGATGCCAAGCTGAAGATACAGATGATTTTCCAGAACCCCTACGCCAGTCTCAATCCACGGCGTCGTGTCGATCAGATTATCGGCGAGGCGGCGCTGATTCACGGCAAGGTCAGCCGTGCTGAATTAGATGATTATGTCTGCGCACAAATGTTGCGCGCTGGACTGGACCCACAGTTACGCGACCGCTATCCGCACCAGTTCAGTGGCGGTCAGCGTCAGCGCATAGGCATTGCGCGGGCGTTGGCGGTGCAACCGCAGATGCTGGTGTGCGATGAAGCTGTCGCTGCGCTAGACGTATCCATCCAGGCGCAGATTCTCAATCTGTTCACGGATTTGCGGGAACAGTTAAATCTCACTTATTTGTTCATCAGCCATGATCTGGGCGTGGTGGAACATGTCTCGGATCGCGTAGTGATCATGTATCTGGGCCGTGTGGTTGAAAGTGCCGGCGTCGACGATTTGTTCACGCGCCCCAATCATCCCTATACGCAGGCCTTGCTGGCGGAAGTGCCGAGTCTGACGGTGCGCAAGAAACAATTTACCGCCATCAAGGGCGAAATTCCCAGCCCGCTGGCACCCCCATCGGGCTGTCATTTCCACCCGCGCTGCCCGCACGCCATGGCGCGCTGCCGGGACCAGGCCCCGGTGCTGAAACAGATTGCGGCCGGGCATCAGAGCGCTTGTCATTTAAACGATGCAGCCTGA
- a CDS encoding peroxidase-related enzyme (This protein belongs to a clade of uncharacterized proteins related to peroxidases such as the alkylhydroperoxidase AhpD.): MSAIIKSHGFTNEVLEWKAWLDVIDLNAASEDQLKVLAESHPKASTSDYYLFLGHQPDILRQRSAAFNAIMYAPGGMSRAERELGAMVVSRINGCVYCASVHAQRFEQMAKRNDTVQQVFDDPYSAGIDAREQAISTFSAALTDAPDAVDAVAIKALKDVGLTDLEILDLVHSVAIFAWANRLMLNLGEPVFPSAV; this comes from the coding sequence ATGAGCGCCATCATCAAATCCCACGGATTCACCAATGAAGTGCTGGAATGGAAAGCATGGCTTGACGTCATTGACCTGAACGCCGCCAGCGAAGACCAGCTCAAGGTATTGGCGGAAAGCCATCCAAAAGCCAGCACGTCGGATTACTACCTGTTTCTAGGTCACCAGCCGGATATTTTGCGCCAGCGTTCAGCGGCCTTTAACGCCATCATGTATGCGCCCGGTGGCATGTCGCGCGCGGAACGGGAACTGGGAGCAATGGTCGTCTCCCGCATTAACGGCTGCGTTTACTGCGCGTCAGTGCATGCGCAGCGTTTCGAGCAGATGGCCAAGCGCAACGACACCGTACAGCAGGTATTTGACGATCCTTACAGCGCCGGTATCGATGCTCGCGAACAGGCGATTTCCACCTTTTCGGCCGCGCTCACCGATGCGCCCGACGCTGTCGATGCGGTGGCGATCAAGGCGCTTAAAGATGTTGGGCTGACGGATCTGGAAATTCTCGATCTGGTGCATTCGGTCGCCATTTTTGCCTGGGCCAATCGCCTGATGCTAAATCTGGGTGAGCCCGTTTTTCCATCAGCGGTATAG
- a CDS encoding ABC transporter permease, with translation MNQPLKQPVPVLPEALADITALSLPPPPLRESPWRRMASNFLESRIAVLGLVVSALLIIAALGAPWLTPQNPYDLMQLDVLDARLHPGTLNGLGTFTYWLGTDGQGRDLFSGILYGLRISVGIGVGSALIAGLIGTMAGLLAAYVGGKTDALLMRSADLVLSFPSILVAMLILAYLGKGIMNVMVTLVVLEWAYYARTARGQALVERQKEYVEAARGLGLPAWRIMVYHILPNCLPPLIVVCTLQIARAITLEATLSFLGLGVPITEPSLGLLISNGYQTMLSGEYWISFYPGIALLIVIVAINLVSDRLRDVMNPRYQK, from the coding sequence ATGAACCAACCGCTCAAACAGCCGGTACCGGTGTTGCCGGAAGCGCTGGCCGACATCACGGCGCTGTCTTTGCCACCACCGCCTTTGCGTGAATCACCATGGCGTCGCATGGCATCCAATTTCCTGGAATCCAGAATAGCCGTGCTGGGTCTGGTGGTGTCCGCGCTATTAATTATTGCTGCGCTGGGGGCACCCTGGCTGACGCCGCAAAACCCTTATGATCTGATGCAACTGGATGTGCTGGACGCTCGTCTGCATCCGGGCACGCTCAATGGCTTGGGCACTTTCACTTATTGGCTGGGCACGGACGGTCAGGGCCGCGATCTGTTTTCGGGGATTCTCTACGGCTTGCGCATCAGCGTCGGCATCGGTGTCGGCTCAGCGCTGATCGCTGGCCTGATCGGCACCATGGCCGGGTTACTGGCGGCTTATGTCGGCGGCAAGACCGATGCGTTGCTGATGCGGTCGGCAGACCTGGTCTTGTCGTTCCCATCGATACTGGTGGCGATGCTGATTCTGGCATATCTCGGCAAGGGCATCATGAATGTGATGGTGACACTGGTCGTGCTGGAATGGGCCTACTATGCGCGCACGGCGCGTGGCCAGGCGCTGGTCGAGCGCCAAAAGGAATACGTCGAAGCCGCGCGCGGCCTGGGTCTGCCTGCCTGGCGCATCATGGTGTATCACATCTTGCCCAATTGCCTGCCGCCGCTGATCGTGGTCTGTACCTTGCAGATCGCCCGTGCCATCACGCTGGAAGCCACACTCAGCTTCCTCGGCCTGGGCGTGCCGATTACCGAACCATCGTTAGGATTACTGATTTCCAACGGTTATCAAACCATGTTGTCTGGCGAATACTGGATCAGTTTTTATCCCGGCATTGCCTTGTTAATTGTCATTGTTGCGATCAACCTGGTGAGCGATCGCCTGCGCGACGTGATGAATCCGAGGTATCAGAAATGA
- a CDS encoding ABC transporter substrate-binding protein, whose product MKKTLLSSLFAAALVSTGATGAQTLNIAFADPLSSIDPQLNNHAGDRSVDLHFWDLLVENNYNKLQPGLAVSWKNIDPKTWEFKLRPNVKWQDGKPFTADDVIFSYQRARSVPGSLATFAGYLRTVESVTAKDPLTLVIKTNIPNPDLPLNLASVHIVSKHVGEKSTTENYNSGAAMVGSGPYKFVSYTPGDRVVMERSDTYWGPKQLWQKVNYRYINNAAARTAALLSGDVDVIDKVSVSDLTRLKQSPNVKVYPYAGLRVLLLQPSFHEGPSPYITDNNGKQLDKNPLLDVRVRRALSLAINRKAIVDRILQGAASEANQWMPSGTYGYNPAVKNIPNDVVQAKKLLADAGFPAGFKLTIHVPNDRYPQAPETAQAVAQFWTRIGVKTQVEVLPWAAYAARANKNEFAVSMLAWGNGTGEASYALVNVLATVDAKKGLGASNWGYYSNPAVDKALEDSTVEFDSAKREAILRNSVKIVSDDVGVIPLYHYQNVWAAKKGLKVTPASSDRTTAMMVTRDGQK is encoded by the coding sequence ATGAAAAAAACGCTACTCTCCAGTTTATTCGCAGCAGCCCTGGTCAGCACTGGCGCGACTGGTGCGCAAACACTTAATATTGCCTTTGCCGATCCGCTATCCTCCATCGATCCGCAATTGAATAATCATGCCGGAGACCGCTCGGTGGACCTGCATTTTTGGGATTTGCTGGTGGAAAACAATTACAACAAGCTGCAACCTGGCTTGGCGGTGAGCTGGAAAAATATCGATCCCAAGACCTGGGAATTCAAGCTACGGCCTAACGTCAAATGGCAAGATGGCAAACCGTTCACTGCCGACGATGTCATCTTCTCCTACCAACGCGCCCGCAGCGTGCCGGGCAGTCTGGCCACCTTCGCCGGTTACCTGCGCACGGTCGAATCAGTCACCGCCAAGGACCCGTTGACGTTAGTCATCAAGACCAATATCCCAAATCCCGATCTGCCATTGAATCTGGCGTCTGTGCATATCGTCAGCAAACATGTCGGCGAGAAATCGACCACCGAAAACTATAACAGCGGTGCCGCCATGGTCGGCTCCGGTCCTTACAAATTTGTCTCCTACACGCCGGGCGATCGCGTGGTGATGGAACGCAGCGATACCTACTGGGGGCCTAAGCAACTCTGGCAAAAAGTCAATTACCGCTACATCAACAATGCCGCCGCGCGTACCGCCGCCCTTTTGTCGGGCGACGTGGATGTGATCGACAAAGTATCGGTATCAGACCTGACGCGCCTGAAGCAGTCACCCAACGTTAAGGTCTATCCCTACGCTGGCCTGCGCGTATTGTTGCTGCAACCGAGCTTCCACGAAGGTCCCAGCCCTTACATCACCGATAACAATGGCAAGCAGTTAGACAAGAACCCGTTGCTTGACGTGCGGGTGCGCCGTGCGCTGTCGCTGGCGATCAACCGCAAGGCGATTGTAGACCGTATTTTGCAAGGCGCTGCATCGGAAGCCAATCAGTGGATGCCGAGCGGCACTTATGGTTACAACCCCGCCGTCAAAAATATCCCTAACGATGTCGTTCAGGCCAAAAAATTGCTGGCTGACGCGGGTTTCCCGGCCGGTTTCAAACTGACCATCCATGTGCCAAACGACCGCTACCCGCAAGCGCCAGAAACGGCACAGGCGGTGGCGCAATTCTGGACCCGGATTGGTGTTAAGACGCAGGTAGAAGTTCTGCCATGGGCCGCCTATGCTGCGCGTGCCAACAAAAATGAATTCGCCGTCAGTATGCTAGCCTGGGGTAACGGCACCGGCGAAGCCAGTTATGCGCTGGTCAACGTGTTGGCCACGGTAGATGCCAAGAAAGGTCTCGGCGCGTCAAACTGGGGCTACTACAGCAACCCGGCCGTGGACAAGGCGCTGGAAGATTCCACGGTCGAATTCGATTCCGCCAAGCGTGAAGCCATCCTTCGTAATTCGGTCAAAATCGTGTCTGACGATGTCGGCGTGATTCCGCTGTATCACTATCAAAATGTGTGGGCCGCCAAGAAAGGCTTGAAGGTCACGCCTGCCAGCAGCGATCGCACCACCGCGATGATGGTCACGCGCGACGGTCAGAAATAA
- a CDS encoding acyl-CoA thioesterase/bile acid-CoA:amino acid N-acyltransferase family protein — protein sequence MSALTLNVAPVDDLIDVPRRIIVSGAAPGAVVEIVSQTLRAGVQWHSRAYFRADAAGEVDLTQIAPLPLDGEGTSDYAGVSAMGLLWSQTPQLAGGREVFHADVSAPLETVLEARSGEDTANAVLVQRLCAEGVKRRELRKDDTQGHGLVGTLFTPAGPGPHPAVMILNGSGGGINAARAALYASRGVMALALAYFKAPGLSDYISNTPLEYFARGLDWMRHELQPEHGFVALSGQSRGGELVLLLAATFPEKVSAVLAYVPSALVHSGQNAADPALGREGPTWLLQGKPLPHQWQDNRFATWAPFDEGPSPHRHALAMLTALQDGDAVARARIPVELIKAPVLLVSATDDGSWPSSQYCRMVSDKLNEVEHPYSVQWCDYQDAGHAILFPYVPTTQLSYAHPVSSRISTGGGNPAANARADCDSWQHALAFLKKAAESRSSPTPPQTCPAEPPTFNEE from the coding sequence ATGTCAGCCTTAACGCTCAATGTTGCGCCAGTGGATGATTTGATCGATGTGCCACGTCGCATTATCGTCAGCGGCGCAGCCCCCGGTGCCGTGGTTGAGATCGTCAGCCAGACACTGCGTGCGGGTGTGCAATGGCACAGCCGTGCGTACTTTAGGGCCGATGCTGCGGGCGAAGTGGACTTGACGCAAATCGCGCCGTTGCCTTTGGACGGTGAGGGTACAAGCGATTATGCCGGGGTGTCGGCAATGGGTCTGCTATGGTCGCAGACGCCGCAACTGGCCGGCGGTCGCGAAGTATTCCATGCCGACGTCAGCGCGCCGCTGGAAACGGTGCTCGAAGCGCGTAGCGGCGAAGATACTGCCAATGCCGTGCTGGTGCAACGGCTGTGCGCAGAGGGCGTCAAACGGCGTGAATTGCGTAAGGACGACACGCAAGGCCACGGCTTGGTCGGTACGCTGTTTACGCCGGCCGGTCCCGGCCCGCATCCGGCGGTGATGATACTCAATGGATCGGGTGGCGGCATCAATGCAGCACGCGCCGCCTTATATGCGTCACGCGGCGTGATGGCGCTGGCACTAGCCTATTTCAAGGCACCCGGTTTGTCCGACTATATCTCCAATACACCACTGGAATATTTTGCCCGGGGTCTGGACTGGATGCGGCACGAATTGCAACCCGAGCACGGTTTTGTAGCGTTAAGCGGCCAGTCGCGTGGCGGCGAACTGGTGCTGCTGCTGGCCGCGACCTTTCCGGAAAAAGTTTCCGCTGTGCTGGCCTATGTACCTAGTGCGCTGGTGCACAGCGGCCAGAATGCTGCTGATCCGGCCCTCGGGCGGGAAGGGCCGACCTGGCTGCTGCAAGGCAAGCCCTTGCCGCATCAATGGCAGGATAATCGTTTCGCCACTTGGGCACCCTTCGATGAAGGGCCATCGCCCCATCGTCACGCCTTGGCCATGCTCACCGCCTTGCAAGATGGGGACGCTGTGGCGCGCGCGCGCATCCCGGTAGAACTGATTAAGGCACCAGTGTTGCTAGTGTCGGCCACTGACGATGGTTCGTGGCCGTCCAGTCAGTATTGCCGTATGGTGAGCGATAAGCTGAACGAGGTTGAGCACCCGTATTCGGTGCAATGGTGCGATTATCAGGACGCCGGTCACGCCATCCTGTTTCCCTACGTCCCGACCACCCAACTCAGTTATGCCCATCCCGTCTCGAGCCGCATTAGCACCGGTGGCGGCAATCCAGCCGCGAACGCCCGTGCCGATTGTGATTCCTGGCAGCATGCTCTGGCCTTCCTGAAAAAAGCGGCCGAATCACGCAGCAGTCCGACTCCACCGCAGACCTGTCCAGCCGAACCCCCAACATTTAACGAGGAATGA
- a CDS encoding LysR family transcriptional regulator — MDLNQLEAFSAVMTIGSVTGAGRSLGRSQPAVSKAIQDLESEIGYALFDRNGPRVTPTDRAFLLYEEVERSLVGLRTIQERAAEIGRDRLQAIHLVATAALASTIAPAALQLVREQGGTLPEHIHLRSASAEQVVHSVLHRTVNLGLTSLPIAHRGLDLHWIGEAPCVAVMRADSPLANCSEISAQDLRDSRIITLSNRYRLRQRIDEALCRDGAPLNVAMETNTSFNAIMAVRAGLGVALVEPMTALGMPIDGLTVRPLAVHVPFYFGVVTPYGKPNDSVIDSLIGALETAARNILHGFIKRKAAEHDNLL, encoded by the coding sequence ATGGATCTCAATCAACTGGAAGCTTTTTCGGCAGTTATGACGATAGGCAGCGTGACGGGTGCGGGGCGCAGTCTCGGCCGTTCGCAGCCAGCGGTCAGCAAAGCGATCCAGGATCTGGAGAGCGAAATTGGCTATGCGTTGTTTGATCGTAACGGTCCACGCGTGACGCCGACTGACCGCGCCTTTCTGCTTTATGAAGAAGTGGAGCGTTCACTAGTGGGCTTGCGCACCATCCAGGAACGGGCTGCAGAAATTGGCCGCGACCGGTTACAGGCGATTCATTTGGTGGCTACGGCGGCGCTGGCTTCGACGATTGCTCCCGCAGCCTTGCAATTGGTGCGAGAGCAGGGCGGCACCTTGCCGGAACACATCCATTTGCGCAGCGCTTCGGCCGAACAAGTAGTGCATTCTGTCTTGCATCGCACAGTGAACCTGGGTTTGACCAGCTTACCAATTGCGCATCGCGGTCTTGATCTGCACTGGATCGGTGAAGCGCCGTGCGTGGCCGTGATGCGCGCCGATAGTCCGCTGGCTAATTGTAGCGAAATAAGTGCGCAGGATTTACGCGACTCACGCATCATTACCTTGTCTAATCGCTACCGTTTGCGTCAGCGCATCGACGAGGCGTTGTGCCGCGACGGAGCGCCGCTCAACGTGGCTATGGAAACCAATACTTCGTTTAATGCCATCATGGCCGTGCGGGCTGGCTTAGGCGTGGCGCTGGTGGAGCCGATGACGGCGCTGGGCATGCCGATAGACGGGCTGACGGTGCGCCCGTTGGCGGTCCATGTTCCCTTTTATTTTGGCGTTGTTACGCCTTACGGCAAGCCCAACGACAGCGTTATTGATTCGCTCATCGGCGCACTGGAGACGGCGGCGCGCAATATTTTGCACGGCTTCATAAAACGCAAAGCGGCCGAACACGATAATTTGTTGTGA
- a CDS encoding NAD(P)-binding domain-containing protein, which produces MNVSLTASNIASATSSSAGLALLEARLQQDLAVLELPAKSWVPSLTREGSRVLDVAIIGGGQAGLAAAASLHHLGIGAVIYDQSPAGFEGPWATTARMETLRSPKKLTGPALGFAALTFRAWYEAQWGIEAWEALDKISRLQWMDYLRWYRRVLNLDVRNEHRIDAIRPRADGVVELSISAPSGTFTVFARRVVLATGRDGLGGATVPPIAQSLPRECWAHSSDVMDYNLLAGLRVGVIGAGASAMDSAATALEAGAARVDLLIRRHELPRVNKGKGAGSPGLTNGHFNLPDAWKWRVRHYINQQQTPPPSASVMRVARHANARFLLGAPINAIAVSEEGLRVRTPRGVFALDFLIFSTGFVINLAARPEFSIIAPHVRTWSERYTPPVGDEDEELAESPDLGPVFEFQQKQAGALPGLERVHCFCYPAVLSHGTLSGDIPAISDGAQRLAQGIAALLFGEDIDMHYLNMQRYVEPELNGDEWTPAAASAEEIAALVAATEGAR; this is translated from the coding sequence TTGAACGTTTCCCTTACCGCTTCCAATATTGCATCCGCTACTTCTTCGTCCGCGGGCCTCGCGCTGCTTGAAGCGCGTCTGCAGCAAGATCTGGCAGTGCTCGAATTACCCGCCAAATCCTGGGTGCCGAGCCTTACAAGGGAAGGCAGCCGGGTGTTGGACGTAGCGATTATCGGCGGCGGTCAAGCTGGTTTGGCGGCGGCGGCGTCCTTGCATCATCTGGGAATTGGCGCGGTAATTTACGATCAGTCACCGGCCGGTTTCGAAGGGCCATGGGCCACCACGGCGCGTATGGAGACCCTGCGTTCGCCAAAAAAACTTACTGGACCGGCGCTGGGTTTTGCGGCGCTGACCTTCCGCGCCTGGTATGAAGCGCAATGGGGGATTGAGGCTTGGGAAGCGCTAGACAAGATTTCACGGTTGCAATGGATGGATTATCTGCGCTGGTATCGGCGTGTGCTGAATCTGGATGTGCGTAACGAACACCGCATCGATGCCATCAGGCCGCGCGCCGACGGTGTGGTGGAATTATCCATCAGCGCCCCGTCCGGCACATTCACGGTGTTCGCGCGCCGCGTGGTGCTGGCGACCGGCCGCGACGGCCTCGGCGGCGCTACCGTGCCGCCAATTGCACAGAGCCTGCCGCGTGAATGCTGGGCGCATTCTTCTGATGTCATGGATTACAACTTGCTGGCCGGTCTGCGGGTAGGTGTCATCGGGGCTGGCGCTTCTGCCATGGATAGCGCCGCAACGGCGCTGGAAGCGGGGGCGGCACGCGTCGATTTGCTGATACGTCGGCACGAACTGCCGCGTGTCAATAAGGGCAAAGGCGCTGGCAGTCCCGGTTTGACTAATGGCCACTTCAATCTGCCGGATGCATGGAAATGGCGCGTCCGCCATTACATCAACCAGCAACAGACGCCACCGCCCAGCGCCAGTGTGATGCGCGTGGCGCGGCATGCGAATGCGCGTTTCCTGTTGGGGGCGCCGATCAACGCCATCGCCGTAAGCGAAGAGGGCCTGCGCGTGCGGACGCCGCGTGGCGTTTTCGCGCTGGATTTTCTTATTTTTTCCACTGGCTTCGTTATCAATCTGGCGGCACGCCCAGAGTTTTCCATCATCGCGCCGCACGTCCGCACCTGGAGCGAGCGCTACACGCCGCCGGTCGGCGACGAAGACGAGGAACTGGCAGAATCGCCGGATCTGGGCCCGGTATTTGAATTTCAGCAAAAGCAGGCGGGCGCGCTGCCGGGCCTGGAGCGCGTGCATTGCTTCTGTTATCCGGCAGTGCTCAGCCATGGCACGCTGTCGGGCGATATTCCCGCCATCAGCGACGGCGCGCAACGTCTCGCGCAAGGAATTGCGGCGTTATTGTTCGGTGAAGATATCGACATGCATTATCTGAATATGCAACGGTATGTTGAGCCCGAACTGAACGGCGACGAATGGACACCGGCCGCTGCCAGCGCCGAAGAAATTGCCGCGCTAGTTGCGGCCACGGAAGGAGCGCGATGA
- a CDS encoding CMD domain-containing protein has product MNNPVTETSADHDVVDRLVGLQSGSATYDLRHQRKKVVAATQGSYDTLFDPSLAGISLNERLLVALYACCLSGAATLAAHYRDRLTSLLPVPTELTAVETDAPDQLPDGRLRAMLLFTRALTQRPVEGDQAALQSLPAVGISTPAVVVLAQLIAFISYQVRVVASLKAMQDAAQLSEQPA; this is encoded by the coding sequence ATGAATAATCCAGTAACGGAAACCAGCGCTGACCACGACGTAGTCGATAGGCTGGTAGGTTTGCAATCCGGCAGCGCCACCTACGATTTGCGTCATCAGCGCAAAAAAGTGGTCGCCGCCACTCAGGGGAGTTATGACACGCTGTTCGATCCCAGTCTTGCCGGCATCAGCCTGAACGAACGCTTGTTGGTAGCGTTATATGCCTGCTGCCTTAGCGGTGCCGCCACTTTGGCAGCGCACTATCGCGACCGGCTGACTAGCTTGTTGCCAGTGCCCACCGAGCTGACCGCCGTAGAAACCGATGCGCCGGATCAATTGCCGGACGGTCGGCTGCGCGCCATGCTGCTCTTCACGCGTGCGCTCACGCAGCGTCCGGTGGAAGGTGATCAGGCGGCGCTGCAAAGCTTGCCAGCCGTCGGCATCAGCACACCGGCAGTGGTGGTGCTGGCCCAGTTGATTGCATTCATTTCGTATCAGGTACGCGTGGTCGCCAGCCTCAAGGCCATGCAAGACGCCGCGCAACTTTCGGAGCAACCAGCATGA
- a CDS encoding ABC transporter permease, protein MSIAIMRSVLQALMVVLLMTVIVFFGLYLIGNPVDILIGQDVDQVDRLRIIHELGLDQPMWRQYLAFLNGALHGNLGNSFVYNEPAIKLILQRFPATLELAFAALIMAVVIGIPLGLLAGLFPESIFSKLVMTGSILGFSLPTFWIGLMLIMAFSVTLGWLPSGGRGTTAELFGVQWSWLTADGLRHMILPAINLALFKISLVIRLTRANVREVLPMDFVKFARAKGLSPLRVVLNHVLRNTMIPLVTVLGLELGSTIAFAVVTESIFAWPGAGKLILDSINSLDRPVIVAYMMVIVCLFVTLNLLVDVLYKFLDPRLRVEVRA, encoded by the coding sequence ATGAGCATCGCCATAATGCGCAGCGTCCTGCAAGCCCTGATGGTGGTGCTGCTAATGACAGTGATCGTCTTCTTCGGCCTGTACCTGATCGGCAATCCGGTCGATATTCTGATCGGCCAGGACGTAGATCAGGTGGATCGTTTGCGCATCATTCACGAACTGGGTTTGGATCAGCCGATGTGGCGTCAGTATCTGGCCTTTTTGAATGGCGCCTTGCATGGCAATCTGGGCAACAGTTTTGTCTATAACGAGCCGGCTATCAAACTGATACTGCAGCGTTTTCCGGCCACCCTGGAATTGGCGTTTGCGGCATTGATCATGGCCGTGGTGATCGGTATTCCGCTGGGTCTGCTGGCCGGGCTGTTTCCAGAAAGTATTTTTTCCAAACTGGTCATGACGGGCAGCATTTTAGGCTTTTCTTTGCCCACGTTCTGGATTGGCCTGATGCTTATCATGGCCTTCAGCGTGACGCTGGGATGGCTACCTTCGGGCGGACGCGGCACCACGGCCGAACTATTCGGCGTGCAATGGTCGTGGCTCACGGCCGACGGTTTGCGCCACATGATTTTGCCGGCGATCAATCTGGCACTGTTCAAAATTTCGCTGGTAATTCGCCTGACCCGTGCCAATGTACGCGAAGTCTTGCCTATGGATTTCGTCAAATTTGCGCGGGCCAAGGGCCTCTCACCGCTGCGAGTGGTACTCAACCATGTGTTGCGCAATACGATGATTCCGCTGGTCACGGTGCTGGGCCTGGAACTGGGTTCGACTATCGCATTTGCGGTGGTCACAGAAAGCATCTTCGCCTGGCCGGGTGCTGGAAAACTCATTCTGGACAGCATTAACTCGCTCGACCGGCCAGTGATTGTGGCCTACATGATGGTCATCGTTTGCCTGTTTGTGACGCTCAATCTGCTAGTGGACGTATTGTATAAATTCCTGGACCCGCGCTTGCGCGTGGAGGTGCGCGCATGA
- a CDS encoding ABC transporter ATP-binding protein codes for MSVPTLEVRNLRTHFFTREGVLPAVDDVSLKLERGQILGLVGESGSGKTVTGFSILGLVDAPGKIVSGEILFQGRDLTKLSPKEMRALQGNRIAMIFQDPMMTLNPVLRVDAQMIEAVRAHSKASHTQARELARDTLGMMGIPSPEERLLAYPHQLSGGMRQRVAIAIAMLHKPDLIIADEPTTALDVTIQAQILSEVQNLARLHGTALIWITHDLSVVAGLADQVAVMYSGRIVEQGSVADVLDRPLHPYTSGLIGSLPSNNRRGQRLRQIPGMTPNLLHLPPTCAFAARCERVSEVCIERPALRETAPAHFVRCFHPGSQVNANGEAL; via the coding sequence ATGAGCGTGCCAACATTGGAAGTGCGCAATCTGCGCACGCATTTCTTTACCCGTGAAGGCGTCTTGCCAGCGGTCGATGATGTTTCGCTCAAGCTCGAACGCGGACAAATTCTCGGGCTCGTTGGCGAATCCGGTTCCGGCAAGACGGTGACGGGTTTTTCCATACTCGGTCTGGTGGATGCGCCGGGGAAGATCGTCAGTGGCGAAATTTTGTTCCAGGGCCGCGACCTGACCAAGCTTAGTCCTAAAGAAATGCGCGCACTGCAAGGCAACCGCATTGCAATGATCTTTCAGGACCCGATGATGACACTCAACCCAGTGCTGCGGGTGGATGCGCAAATGATAGAAGCGGTCCGCGCGCACAGCAAGGCAAGTCACACGCAAGCGCGCGAACTGGCACGTGACACGCTCGGCATGATGGGAATTCCCAGCCCCGAGGAACGGCTGTTGGCGTATCCGCATCAGTTATCGGGCGGCATGCGTCAGCGCGTGGCAATTGCCATTGCCATGCTGCATAAGCCTGACCTGATCATTGCCGACGAACCGACGACTGCATTGGATGTGACAATACAGGCGCAGATTCTGTCCGAAGTCCAGAATCTGGCGCGTCTCCACGGCACGGCACTGATTTGGATTACCCATGATTTATCGGTCGTGGCAGGATTGGCCGATCAGGTCGCGGTGATGTATTCGGGCCGCATTGTGGAGCAGGGTAGCGTGGCCGACGTACTGGACCGTCCCTTACATCCCTATACCAGCGGCCTGATCGGCAGTCTGCCCAGCAATAACCGGCGCGGGCAACGCTTGCGTCAAATTCCCGGCATGACGCCGAATCTCCTGCATCTCCCGCCGACCTGCGCGTTCGCGGCGCGCTGTGAACGCGTTAGCGAGGTTTGCATCGAACGACCTGCCTTGCGTGAAACAGCGCCTGCGCATTTCGTTCGCTGTTTTCATCCTGGCAGTCAAGTCAACGCCAATGGAGAGGCCTTATGA